TTGTCCAAATCCGGAAAAATTTTGGATCGGGCATCCAACCTATGGCAATGATTGGGTCAGAAGGAAAAACAGAAAATATCGCGGAAAATACGCCGGTGCCAAGACATTTCTCAAACAGGCGAAAAAGCACAGCCGGTTAATTTCTCACCGGACCCAGCACATGGGAGGATTTGAGGTGGGGCCCTTTGCACATTATTCTTATAAAGCTGCGGATGGGGTCCATCATGTTTGGTATGGCGACCACCATAGTTTAAAGGCCACGCAGCAGGTGGTTCAGGATGCCGGTTTGGGTGGACTTTTTATCTGGCGGGCGGGTTTTGAAGATGAAAGAATTTGGGATGTGATCAATCCTGCCCGGGACGAAACGTCCGCTGTTTCTTCTTCTCAGCCTGATGGTGTTTATCATCCATCATCTTTGCCTTAGCCCGGCGTGAGCGGCGGCGTTTTTGACGCCGGATTTTTTCCCGTGCCTGTTCCAACCGGCTTTTTTCGCCTTTGATCATTTTTTCCAGCTTGTCCGCGAGTTGGCGTCTTGCCAGGAATCGATTCATGCTCTGGGAGCGCTCTTTGAGACAACGGGTTTCCAGGCCGCTGGGGGTATGACGCAGCACGACGCAGGTTGAATTTTTATTGGCATGCTGACCGCCCGGACCGCCTGAACGTGTAAAGCGTTCCTCAATATCCTCTTCTTTGAGACCCACTTCAGCCATCCGCATTTCCAGGTCTTTTCGTTTTTTTTCAGTCACTGCAAAATCAGGCATTTTGATATCTCCGGCTCGGTGTGAAATAACGATGTTAGAGTACCATGAGTGTTTCAAAATGGAAAAGGAAAATGTGGGAAACCATAGTAAGGAATTATATACTCATCGGGAATAACAGCGTTAGGGAACAATAACGCAGAAAAATCAGTGGCGAAAAACATGCGGGGATGCGAAGATGAGTGGAAATTTTCTTAAGGAGTTATTGTAATGACGGATATTGCCGGAATAGGAAATTCTTTAATGCTGTTTGGATTAGTCATGTTGATATTTAATATGATGTGGGCATTTATCTTTGGGATGATGCACACCCTGATGTCAATGACCGGTGGTCCTCGAACAAGTATTACCGCGATTGTTCTAATGGTGTGGGGATATTTTTTGACCTCGCTGACCATGAGTGTGTTGGTACAGAGTCGTCAGGCCATTCCGGTTGAAGGTACGCTGTACGTCATCGTCTGTGCGGTTGTTTTGCTGCTGTATATATTGGCGGACCGCATGGGCGCCATCTGGGTCGCTGAGCGAAAGTTGGACAGCAAAATGGCCGCTATAGTGAATCGACTGCATTGGCTGGCAGGGACTATTTTTTTATACGGTCTGGCCGGGCTCATCTTTTGGCCGGAAAGCGGACATATAAATCTAACAAAATGGTTTGTGGGTATTCTTCAGCAGCTGCTGGTTTTGAAATTTTTTGGTCTGGTTTTCGGCGTTTTCGGAATATTTTATATCATTCGCATGCTGATGCGTGTTATTAAATTCATCCGCATCGGTCCCAAAGGCCTGCCGCCCTTTCCGGAAAGTATGAGAAAATAAGTATAATGTCCGAACCAGCTAAAGCAGGTTTGTTGCACGATCTTATTGATTTGAAATCTGTGTTTGCCGTCAAAGGCCCCTTGGCTCAGTCCATGCCCGCCTACCATCTCCGGGAAGAACAATCAGTTCTGGCATCCCAGATTCAGTTGGCCTTGATCCAGGAGGAGCACTGCTTGGCTGAGGCGGGCACCGGGGTGGGTAAGAGTCTGGCTTATTTAATTCCAGGAATTGACTGGGCTCTGAAAAAGAAAACCCGTCTGATGGTTTCGACCCATACCAAGGCTTTGCAAACGCAACTCATGCAAAAAGAACTTCCTCATCTTTTGGAAAGCAATCTTTTTATCCGGCCGTTTAAATTTGAAATTTGTTTGGGTGCGGAAAATTATATCTGCCTGCTTAGAATGTTGCGGGCAGGAACACAGGAACACTTGCCCGGTTTTGATGACAGAAATGCTGAAGATCTGTACGCGGTGAAGGATTGGTGCGGCAATCCTGTCAGCGGATTGCGTCAGGATTGTCCCATCCCGGTCTCGGATGCATTCTGGCAGAGCACCTGTATTATCAATGATTTCTGTTTGGGGCGTCATTGTCAGTATTTTTCTGAATGCTTTCTTCAGCAGGCCCGGCAACGGCAGCGGGAAGCAGATGTGCTGGTGGCCAATCACTACCTCTTTTTTTCAAATATTGCGGCAGCAGGAAAATTGCTGCCGGATTTTCATGCGGTGGTGATGGATGAAGCCCATAAAGTTGAGGATGTGGCGAGTGCCTTTTTAGGGGATACCGTAGGTGAACAGGAAGTGGTACACCTGCTTTCGGAAGTCGGACGCAGGGGAAAAGGTTCGTTTTTGGAAGCGCTTAAATTTTTATCAAAAGATCACCAGGAAAAAATTCGTCAACTTACCGCACAGATTATTGGCCAACAAACAGCTTGGTGGAAAAAGGTTGGGGCGCTTTTGTCCGGGTATTCCGATACGCTTCGTATTCAGGAAAAACCGGATGACCTGGATGGGCCGGAGACGGCCGCTATGCTGGAATTGGCGGAAGTGTTTGGTGAGGTTGGGAAATCTGCGGAGAGCGATGAGGAAAATAAGCTGTTGGGATTCTACGAATCATCTTTGCGCAACACAGTTCGTGTTTTAGAAGAATGGTTTGAACGGGATTACGCTGATTCGGTTTACTGGATTCAACGCCAGAAAAATTTCAAAGGTGAGTACTGCCGGATTAATATAACGCCGCTTGACTTAAGTGAGAAACTTCACGCACTGCTTTTTGAACCCATGGCAAGTGTTGTACTCACTTCCGCCACGTTGGCGGTAAATCGGGATTTTTCTTATTTTCAATCGCGGCTGGGCATCCCCGAAGCGCGGGAAATTGTTACAGACTCGCCTTTTTCTTATGAAGATCAGGCGGCGGTTTATTTGCCGAAAAACATGCCGGACCCTAAATTGAGTGAAAAGTATGAAGATAGGGTACAAAATGAAGTTGTTGAACTGATTGATTGTTTTGGCGGCGGTTTGTTTGTTCTTTGCACCAGTTATCGGATGATGCGCAATTTGAAGACGGCCTTACAGTTTTTGACAGGGCAGTACACGATTTTAACCCAAGGTGAGAAGCCCCCCCGGCAATTGCTGCAACTATTTATAAAGGATAAAAATGCGGTGATGCTTGGGGTGGAAACATTTTGGCAGGGGGTGGATGTTCCGGGCGAGGCGCTGCGTTGCGTTGTGATTACACGCTTGCCGTTTGATGTGCCCACCCATCCGGTACATCAGGCCAGAGCCGAGTATTTAAACGAACAGGGTGAAAATCCATTTATGACTTATTCTGTACCCAGGGCGGTATTAATGTTGCGCCAGGGATTCGGGCGTCTGATTCGGCATCATCATGACCGGGGTGTGGTGGCAATTATGGACCCGCGTGTTCAAACCCGGGCCTGGGGTAAAATATTTCTGCAGGCCTTGCCACGGTGTGAACGGTTGTGTACACTGGAGCAAGTTAGGGAATTTGCGAGCGAGCATTTTCCCGGAGAAGTGGAATAGTTATAGACTGACAGTCTAGAGTGTGTTTGGCAGGTGCGCTGAAATGAAAAACCACAAAACTGCCGGAAGGCTGCTATGTCTTTTTTTCGTCCGAAAGCAAAAACCCCGGATGAACTGTGGTGAGTGCTGCTTGGCGGATCGTTTTGCCTGACCAAGTGATTGCTTCGTCTGAAAAAGAAAGACATAGCAGTCCTCTCGACAGGGGGGAATTAATTTACTGTTTTAGGAGGGGTTATGAATCACGATCCAAGTCCGGTTGCATTTGGACTGGTTGTCATGGGGGCTTTATTTAGTTTGGGACGGGAGATGATAGCCAAAGGCTACATCCGGATGTATAGGTGGATCAAGAAAAAAGAGACCGACAACCGGCTGCAAAAGGGTGTTGAAATTTATCTCATGATGACCGGTATGATTTTTACAATTGTTGGGTTACTGGGAATGTTCAATGTTATTCGTTTTTAAGGGGCTTTTTATGGCAATGAATTTTTGAATAAAGCAGTCGGGTGTTCAGTTAAGATGCGATTTTTTCTGCGGCGTGTATAAGGGTTGCCTCGGCTTCGATGGATAAAAGATTGGAAATATTTTGAGAGAGGTCCTCCAGTTCGAAGGGTTTGGTCATGTATAAATCCGCCTGAAGAATATAGAGTCCCTTAATTTTGGCGGTGAACTGTGTTTTTGCGGATAAAATGATCACTCGCGTATTTTTTGTGTTGACATGCCCTTTGACGCTGTGACAGACAACCCAGCCGTCTACTTTGGGCATCATGATGTCCAGGACGATTAGATCCGGTGTGAATTCAGCAACTTTTTCCAACGCTTCCAGTCCATCTGCAGCACCTTTGACCTGATACCCTTCCGCGCGAAGTTGGTAGGCAATCATTTTGACAATATCTTCTTCATCATCAACAACCAAAATACGTTTGGAGGCTTTGACCTGTCGGAGGCATGGTTGATTGGATTGGGGAAATAGGTTGATCATATAACAAAGCCTCCAAACGTAAACGTGAGGTGTTTCGCGATCTATTCAGCGATAACCTGCCTAGTAACGGCAGTGTTCTAATTTTCTTAACTATTTTTCGCCCTTTCACTGTGCCTCGGCAAAGACGGCACAGCGAGAAGGCGAAAGTTTCCGGAGGACGGAAAGGAAGTCGGAGGAGTCGGCTCATATCGGAGAAAGTCTCCGGAACGATTAATATGACGCTCTGCGAACTGCTGCGGAGTTGTCATGGGTTTCAGTTTTTCTTTAAGTCAGGGCAATGGAGCGTCCCACCTTTCAAAATTTTTTCGGTTGGGGCAGCAGAGACCTGATGTGGATTACTGTACTTCAACGCCAACCCCGATTTCCCAGCGTTCCACCACCTGGACATCAGCCGGATCCGGTGTATCCAATCTGGGATCCGTCGGGTGCCAGCGTTGCTCGCTGCAGCCAACGAAAAACGAACCGGCAAGAATGATTACCAAACCAATAATTTTAAGTTTTCTGATGGGTTTCCAGTCCATATCAGAGCCTCCTTGTAGCATCGATTGAGAGTGCGGGCCGCCTCCAAAGAGCTTTGGAGGTGAAGCCTCATGCCGGGGGGGTGGAGTGAGCTTCATTTTCCAACCCGCACCCTCAATTTGTTTTGTTGCTTATACACAATGCATATTGCGTACCAAGTTTTGCTGTTCGGGTGGATATAAAAAAATAGTTGGAATAGACGGTATAAATACAAAAAAATAATAGTGACTATTTAGATGACAAAAATATTGAGCAAACCATTCCCTAATTAATTTACTTGAGTATCCAAAATGGGATACAGGAAACCCCATAGAAAAAAATACCCAGCTTAGCGCGGGATTGTGGAATTGATTCCATTGATAAAAAAAATTTACCGCAGAGGCGCAGAGAGCGCCGAGGGGAACCAATAGGGTGAAGCGAAAATGGAAAT
The window above is part of the bacterium genome. Proteins encoded here:
- a CDS encoding peptide chain release factor-like protein, which translates into the protein MPDFAVTEKKRKDLEMRMAEVGLKEEDIEERFTRSGGPGGQHANKNSTCVVLRHTPSGLETRCLKERSQSMNRFLARRQLADKLEKMIKGEKSRLEQAREKIRRQKRRRSRRAKAKMMDDKHHQAEKKKQRTFRPGQD
- a CDS encoding ATP-dependent DNA helicase, with the translated sequence MSEPAKAGLLHDLIDLKSVFAVKGPLAQSMPAYHLREEQSVLASQIQLALIQEEHCLAEAGTGVGKSLAYLIPGIDWALKKKTRLMVSTHTKALQTQLMQKELPHLLESNLFIRPFKFEICLGAENYICLLRMLRAGTQEHLPGFDDRNAEDLYAVKDWCGNPVSGLRQDCPIPVSDAFWQSTCIINDFCLGRHCQYFSECFLQQARQRQREADVLVANHYLFFSNIAAAGKLLPDFHAVVMDEAHKVEDVASAFLGDTVGEQEVVHLLSEVGRRGKGSFLEALKFLSKDHQEKIRQLTAQIIGQQTAWWKKVGALLSGYSDTLRIQEKPDDLDGPETAAMLELAEVFGEVGKSAESDEENKLLGFYESSLRNTVRVLEEWFERDYADSVYWIQRQKNFKGEYCRINITPLDLSEKLHALLFEPMASVVLTSATLAVNRDFSYFQSRLGIPEAREIVTDSPFSYEDQAAVYLPKNMPDPKLSEKYEDRVQNEVVELIDCFGGGLFVLCTSYRMMRNLKTALQFLTGQYTILTQGEKPPRQLLQLFIKDKNAVMLGVETFWQGVDVPGEALRCVVITRLPFDVPTHPVHQARAEYLNEQGENPFMTYSVPRAVLMLRQGFGRLIRHHHDRGVVAIMDPRVQTRAWGKIFLQALPRCERLCTLEQVREFASEHFPGEVE
- a CDS encoding response regulator, which encodes MINLFPQSNQPCLRQVKASKRILVVDDEEDIVKMIAYQLRAEGYQVKGAADGLEALEKVAEFTPDLIVLDIMMPKVDGWVVCHSVKGHVNTKNTRVIILSAKTQFTAKIKGLYILQADLYMTKPFELEDLSQNISNLLSIEAEATLIHAAEKIAS